The Neurospora crassa OR74A linkage group IV, whole genome shotgun sequence genome has a segment encoding these proteins:
- a CDS encoding cytohesin-2, translated as MSRDAGDHPAALADSAVLAAAQAPGTPISVSRKGPMFSSSRMQYRSRPVSVAVDPVSLVISECIAITSAIQKHARSPHSSVSAILGGSPNLIQLVPPSGPALRRDQKKMAGSSAADDSSDLATNRWGLRGKKGKSILDNPLISGFGRLRQELTGVKDIHQFDALVLLYPFLQIIQAKGTAAPITILALRAIQKFLSYGFIAPQSPRFALAMQSLSAAITHCQFDISDSAQEEVVLLMILHLMENMLAGPGGDILSDESVCDMMGRGLTICSRSRFSAVLRQTAEASMVRMCQIIFEDLKHLEVEAGEESEALDRQTSGDMDSVKLDPVANGTDVPVTPVATELLVAQGNERPGTATSSADPRPSTAVETENGDRSSTASAADARRSSTSSGTGSTASIDLRPYSLPSVRELFRVLVSFLNPHDRKHPDQMRVMALRIIHVALEVAGPSIARHPALATIAEDQLCSYLFQLVRSDNMAVLQEALVVAGTLLSTCRGVLKLQQELYLSYLVACLHPAVEIPREPGIDPSLYSGIPQAPKLVKPPPSQAGSGRSTPVPVKDRQKLGLEGGARKPDARQAMVENIGVLVRMPSFMVELFVNYDCDEDRVDLCEDLIGLLARNALPDSATWSTTSVPPLCLDALLRFIQYIAERLDQAPETEGLPDPEELRERRARKKVIIKGTNKFNENPKGGLAYLKEKGIIASDTDPVCVATFLKGTSRVNKKMLGEFISKRGNEAILDHFIGMMDFTGKRVDEALRVLLETFRLPGEAQLIERIVTSFAEKYCAGSTPEDVADKDAVYILTYAIIMLNTDQHNPNFRGHARMTYTDFARNLRGQNGGKDFAPEYLQDIYDAIKSNEIILPEEHDNQHGFDYAWKELLLKTESAGPLVLCDTNIYDADIFNTTWNAIISCLFFVFMSATDDTVYARVITGFDECARIATKYGNSEALDELVYRLSLISTLSSESLSNTQLNTEVQVGENSVMVSELAVKFGRDVRPQLATLVLFRVVTGSEHIIRNSWKYIVRIWLNLFVNSLIPPFFSTEPDRLALPAIPLQSPSNVIDRQKQNETSFFSAFTSYISSYAADDPPEPSDEELESTLCTVDCVNQCHIGDVFANISTLPPQDLEALVDALLAQIPDDNGPEGAVMTVKAENIPPSSPTNGQKARQNTAAYDPTLVYVIEYCTVLALRDRETIELLGKRVIGAIHTIVRDFNNYHPIVIERATYYLFALLQASYDFDLIRVPILLHTVSLFSKEILLKTSSLVLRGLKECTEKPCPLKSEMMTSPDFWVILRTLATNSDSAPAVFEILESGVSGTPSAIIADNYEAAIGLLNEFASMASIGAIEEQRADSTAKKSGRKTPVRPIKQDKKPSENAVVARGIKAIHIISQMTERIPHLMKQSHLESNEAWSAYWLPIFKSLTTQCTNPCREVRHLAFASMQRSLLSPELTSEDHSEWTAIFGEVLFPLILVLLKPEVFSSDRDGMSETRVQAASLLSKVFLQYLVMLSQWDGMLDLWLKIIEIMDRLMNSGQGDSLEEAVPENLKNVLLIMSSNGYLVPPSKNPERKELWDETWKRIDRFLPELRKDLALDEPEPEPATEPVAEAEPGNSLGPVEAATEAPAQEKNEEATA; from the exons ATGAGTCGAGATGCGGGTGACCACCCAGCTGCCCTCGCGGACTCGGCTGTCTTAGCAGCAGCACAAGCACCCGGCACGCCGATCTCCGTCTCCCGCAAAGGCCCGATGTTCTCGTCGTCGCGCATGCAGTACCGCAGCCGCCCTGTCTCCGTGGCAGTCGACCCGGTCTCCCTCGTCATATCCGAGTGTATTGCGATCACGTCCGCTATTCAGAAACATGCCCGCTCGCCGCATTCGTCCGTGTCAGCCATCTTGGGGGGCAGCCCGAACCTGATCCAGCTGGTTCCCCCTTCAGGCCCGGCTCTGCGTCGCGATCAGAAGAAGATGGCTGGGTCCTCGGCCGCTGATGACTCCAGTGACTTGGCTACCAACCGATGGGGCTTAAgggggaagaaagggaagagcaTATTGGACAATCCGCTGATATCAGGCTTCGGAAGGCTTCGACAGGAGTTGACGGGCGTCAAAG ATATCCACCAGTTCGATGCCCTAGTCCTACTCTACCCGTTCCTCCAGATTATACAAGCCAAGGGCACCGCCGCTCCGATCACGATTCTTGCGCTCCGTGCTATCCAAAAGTTTCTGTCCTATGGCTTCATCGCGCCCCAATCTCCTCGGTTCGCCCTGGCCATGCAGTCTCTCTCTGCAGCCATCACCCACTGCCAGTTCGACATTAGCGACTCGGCGCAAGAGGAGGTTGTCTTGCTCATGATATTACACTTGATGGAGAACATGCTGGCTGGGCCTGGCGGCGACATTCTGAGCGACGAGAGCGTCTGCGACATGATGGGTCGGGGTCTCACCATCTGCTCCCGGTCGAGGTTCTCGGCGGTGTTGAGGCAGACGGCGGAAGCGTCTATGGTCCGCATGTGTCAGATCATCTTTGAGGATCTGAAGCACTTGGAGGTGGAAGCTGGCGAGGAGAGCGAGGCACTAGACCGGCAGACTAGCGGCGATATGGATAGTGTTAAGCTGGACCCTGTCGCCAACGGAACGGACGTCCCGGTCACTCCAGTGGCTACGGAGCTGCTAGTAGCGCAGGGGAACGAAAGGCCGGGAACGGCTACGTCTTCTGCTGATCCGCGGCCTTCTACAGCTGTTGAGACGGAAAATGGGGATCGCAGCAGCACTGCGAGTGCAGCAGACGCTCGtcgcagcagcaccagctcGGGAACTGGGAGCACTGCGTCCATTGATCTCCGCCCTTACTCACTACCATCCGTTAGGGAATTGTTCCGCGTTCTCGTGAGCTTCCTCAACCCCCATGACCGTAAGCATCCTGATCAGATGCGGGTCATGGCGCTCCGCATCATCCATGTTGCTCTTGAGGTTGCTGGTCCATCCATTGCCAGACATCCCGCGCTCGCCACCATTGCAGAGGACCAGCTGTGCTCCTACCTTTTCCAGCTCGTACGGTCGGATAACATGGCTGTCTTGCAAGAGGCGCTGGTTGTTGCTGGTACTCTGCTCTCAACTTGCAGGGGGGTTCTCAAGCTCCAACAAGAGTTGTATTTGTCATACTTGGTCGCTTGCCTACATCCAGCCGTTGAAATCCCTCGGGAACCTGGCATTGACCCAAGTCTCTATTCGGGTATTCCTCAGGCACCCAAGCTTGTCAAGCCGCCACCATCACAGGCCGGTAGTGGCCGGTCGACGCCTGTTCCAGTCAAGGACCGCCAGAAACTGGGCCTCGAAGGAGGCGCCCGAAAACCAGATGCCAGACAGGCCATGGTAGAAAATATTGGTGTTCTTGTACGAATGCCAAGCTTCATGGTAGAACTGTTTGTCAACTACGACTGCGACGAAGATCGGGTGGACCTCTGTGAGGACCTGATCGGACTGCTAGCAAGAAATGCCCTCCCAGACTCGGCAACGTGGAGCACCACCAGTGTTCCACCGCTGTGTCTGGATGCGCTTCTTCGTTTTATCCAGTACATCGCCGAGAGGCTGGATCAGGCGCCGGAAACGGAGGGTCTTCCCGACCCAGAAGAACTGAGGGAAAGGCGGGCGAGGAAAAAGGTGATCATCAAGGGGACGAACAAGTTTAATGAGAACCCCAAGGGAGGCTTGGCCTacttgaaagaaaaagggatcATCGCCAGCGATACTGACCCTGTGTGCGTTGCGACGTTTCTGAAGGGGACTTCCAGGGTTAATAAGAAGATGCTCGGCGAGTTCATTTCAAAAAGAGGAAATGAGGCGATCCTGGACCACTTCATCGGTATGATGGATTTCACCGGCAAGCGTGTCGATGAGGCGCTGCGAGTTCTCTTGGAAACCTTCCGTTTGCCTGGTGAGGCACAGCTAATCGAGCGCATCGTCACCTCCTTCGCAGAAAAGTACTGCGCCGGTAGTACTCCTGAAGACGTGGCAGATAAGGACGCCGTCTACATTCTCACGTATGCGATCATCATGCTCAACACGGATCAGCACAACCCCAACTTTAGGGGGCATGCTCGCATGACTTATACAGACTTTGCCCGCAATCTGCGCGGGCAGAACGGCGGCAAGGATTTCGCACCCGAATACTTGCAAGACATATATGATGCCATCAAGTCCAACGAGATCATTTTGCCCGAAGAGCACGATAATCAACATGGGTTTGACTACGCATGGAAGGAGCTCCTTCTCAAGACGGAGTCGGCTGGCCCGCTGGTCCTCTGTGACACGAATATTTACGATGCCGATATCTTCAACACGACGTGGAATGCCATCATCTCTTGCCTGTTCTTTGTCTTCATGTCGGCAACCGACGACACGGTGTATGCCAGGGTTATCACCGGCTTCGATGAGTGTGCGCGGATTGCTACCAAGTATGGCAATTCAGAGGCGTTGGATGAGCTCGTCTACCGCCTGAGCTTGATCTCGACGCTGAGCAGCGAGTCGCTGTCCAACACACAGCTCAACACCGAGGTCCAGGTTGGCGAGAACAGCGTTATGGTGAGCGAGCTGGCGGTCAAGTTCGGTAGAGATGTTCGGCCGCAGCTGGCTACGCTTGTCCTGTTCCGCGTGGTGACAGGTTCGGAGCATATCATTCGGAATAGTTGGAAATAT ATTGTCCGGATATGGCTCAACCTATTTGTTAATTCACTAAtaccgcccttcttctcgacGGAACCAGACCGACTTGCTTTGCCAGCGATACCGCTGCAGAGCCCCTCCAACGTAATCGACCGGCAGAAACAGAACGAAACCAGCTTTTTCTCCGCTTTCACCTCGTACATCTCGAGCTATGCGGCGGACGACCCGCCTGAGCCGTCGGACGAAGAGCTGGAGAGCACCCTTTGCACCGTTGACTGCGTCAATCAGTGCCACATTGGCGATGTTTTTGCCAACATCTC GACACTTCCACCGCAGGACCTTGAGGCGCTTGTGGATGCGCTGCTTGCTCAGATTCCTGATGACAACGGACCCGAAGGGGCTGTTATGACTGTGAAGGCAGAAAacatccccccctcctctccgacAAACGGCCAGAAGGCGCGTCAGAATACGGCTGCCTATGACCCGACTCTTGTCTATGTCATTGAGTACTGCACAGTGTTGGCTCTTCGTGACCGCGAGACCATCGAGCTGCTGGGCAAGCGGGTCATTGGAGCTATCCACACCATTGTGCGCGACTTCAACAACTACCATCCTATTGTTATTGAGAGGGCGACGTACTATCTCTTTGCCTTGCTTCAAGCCAGCTAT GACTTTGACCTCATCCGGGTCCCCATCCTGCTTCATACCGTATCCCTCTTTTCCAAGGAGATCCTGCTCAAGACATCGTCTCTTGTTCTTCGCGGGTTAAAGGAGTGCACAGAAAAGCCATGCCCTCTGAAAAGCGAGATGATGACTTCACCCGACTTCTGGGTGATTTTGAGGACCTTGGCCACCAACTCTGACTCGGCGCCTGCGGTTTTCGAAATCCTTGAGAGCGGTGTATCGGGCACACCATCGGCGATCATTGCAGATAATTATGAGGCAGCGATTGGGCTGCTCAACGAGTTCGCATCCATGGCTAGCATTGGTGCGATCGAGGAGCAGAGGGCGGATAGTACTGCAAAGAAGAGCGGCAGGAAGACGCCTGTCAGGCCGATCAAGCAGGACAAGAAGCCTAGCGAGAACGCGGTGGTGGCGCGGGGAATTAAGGCTATCCACATCATTTCGCAGATGACGGAGCGTATTCCGCATCTGATGAAGCAGTCACACCTGGAAAGCAACGAGG CATGGTCCGCCTACTGGCTACCCATCTTCAAGTCGCTCACCACGCAGTGCACCAACCCTTGCCGTGAAGTACGACATCTGGCCTTTGCTTCCATGCAGAGGTCCCTCCTTTCGCCGGAGCTCACTTCGGAGGACCACTCGGAGTGGACAGCTATCTTTGGCGAAGTTTTGTTCCCCCTGATTCTCGTACTGTTGAAGCCAGAGGTGTTCTCGTCCGACCGCGACGGCATGAGCGAGACGCGCGTGCAGGCGGCGTCGTTACTGTCCAAGGTCTTCTTACAGTACCTCGTAATGCTGTCTCAGTGGGATGGCATGTTGGATCTGTGGTTGAAGATCATTGAAATCATGGATCGGTTGATGAACAGTGGACAGGGAGATAGCTTG GAGGAGGCCGTACCGGAGAACTTGAAAAATGTGCTGCTGATCATGTCGAGTAACGGCTATCTTGTACCACCAAGCAAGAACCCGGAGCGCAAGGAGCTATGGGATGAGACGTGGAAGAGGATCGATCGGTTCTTGCCCGAGTTGAGGAAAGATCTGGCTCTGGATGAGCCTGAACCTGAGCCTGCAACAGAGCCTGTCGCTGAGGCGGAACCCGGGAACTCTCTGGGTCCGGTAGAGGCGGCTACTGAGGCGCCGGCGCAGGAAAAGAATGAGGAGGCCACGGCCTGA
- a CDS encoding mannan polymerase II complex ANP1 subunit, producing the protein MLPYASSSGSKAVPRHHASGYSNGYPRGNTFEISPHRFQPRGAAPPFRRRKGLFLRLAIALVSLLLFGLFVWPGDSGSFSWLGSGSEDFQLETVRYYDLSNVQGTAKGWEREERILICVPLRDAEVHMPMFFGHLLNLTYPHHLIDLAFLVSDSKDNTLAVLERELTAIQASTDPSKHFGEISIIEKDFGQKVNQDVESRHGFAAQASRRKLMAQARNWLLSAALRPYHSWVYWRDVDVETAPTTILEDLMRHNKDVIVPNVWRPLPDWLGGEQPYDLNSWAESETALALADTLDEDAVIVEGYAEYATWRPHLAYLRDPYGDPDMEMEIDGVGGVSILAKAKVFRYGVHFPAFSFEKHAETEAFGKMSRRMGFSVVGLPHYTIWHLYEPSVDDIKHMEQMEQERLAREKEEKEKAMKEQKMKESFGDATGQWEKDKNEIQNLAMQENKKAEEQPAAGQQGGPADGPANAAPKEEKKEGTQ; encoded by the exons ATGCTGCCGTACGCATCTTCCTCCGGGTCCAAGGCGGTCCCTCGACACCATGCGAGCGGATATTCCAATGGGTACCCGCGAGGAAACACCTTTGAGATTTCTCCTCACAG GTTCCAACCTCGAGGCGCGGCACCACCATTTCGAAGACGGAAGGGACTATTCCTGCGATTGGCAATAGCGCTGGTATCATTACTTCTCTTTGGGCTGTTCGTTTGGCCCGGCGATTCGGGGTCTTTCTCCTGGCTTGGCTCCGGTTCTGAAGATTTCCAACTCGAGACGGTGCGATACTACGACCTGTCTAACGTGCAGGGCACCGCGAAAGgatgggagagagaggagcgAATTTTGATCTGCGTGCCGCTGCGCGATGCCGAAGTGCATATGCCCATGTTCTTCGGTCACCTCCTCAACCTGACGTATCCTCACCATCTGATCGATCTCGCTTTCCTTGTTTCGGACTCGAAAGACAACACCTTGGCGGTTCTTGAACGCGAGCTTACGGCTATTCAAGCTAGCACCGACCCGTCCAAGCACTTTGGCGAAATCTCCATCATCGAGAAAGACTTTGGACAAAAAGTTAATCAGGATGTGGAAAGCCGCCACGGTTTCGCCGCGCAGGCGAGCAGAAGAAAGCTCATGGCCCAAGCTAGAAATTGGCTCCTTAGCGCCGCCCTTCGGCCGTATCATTCGTGGGTCTACTGGCGTGATGTCGACGTGGAGACGGCGCCTACCACGATCTTGGAAGATCTGATGCGCCACAACAAGGATGTGATTGTGCCAA ATGTTTGGCGTCCGCTACCTGACTGGCTGGGCGGAGAACAGCCCTACGACCTTAACTCCTGGGCCGAGTCCGAAACCGCCCTCGCACTCGCGGATACTCTCGACGAAGATGCAGTTATCGTGGAGGGATACGCAGAATATGCTACCTGGCGTCCCCATCTCGCATATCTCCGGGACCCCTATGGCGATCCCGACATGGAAATGGAGATCGATGGCGTTGGTGGAGTGAGTATTCTGGCAAAGGCCAAGGTTTTCCGTTACGGCGTCCACTTCCCGGCGTTCAGCTTCGAAAAACATGCCGAGACAGAAGCTTTTGGAAAG ATGTCGAGAAGGATGGGCTTCTCAGTTGTTGGCCTTCCTCATTATACTATCTGGCATTTGTACGAGCCTAGTGTAGACGATATTAAGCACATGGAG CAAATGGAGCAGGAGAGACTCGCtcgcgagaaggaggaaaaggagaaagcgatgaaggagcagaagatgaaggagtCTTTTGGCGACGCCACTGGCCAATgggagaaggacaagaacgaAATACAAAACCTCGCCATGCAGGAGAACAAGAAGGCGGAAGAGCAACCAGCAGCAGGACAACAAGGCGGACCGGCTGACGGACCAGCCAATGCTGCtcccaaggaggagaagaaggagggcaCTCAGTGA
- a CDS encoding 3' exoribonuclease, which yields MADRRRINGPVGTTNPPIYDDAPEKQSEGFKVTRSRPANVIRKMYLKTGVTPSASGSAYLEIESSGNGGSGLKLSCSVHGPRALPRSTPFSPHIILSTHVKFAPFATKQRRGYIRDPIERDLGTHLETALRGSIIADRWPKSGVDIIISIVEGEQDRETSKAQGIEAWDTMNALSGCITVASAALADAGIDCVDTVAGGVAALVQDAGNDAAPSIVVDPIPSEHEKVLAACCIAYLPTRQEVTNLWFKGDLPASDMDVYTQLIEKGIQASKSANRVLVDCLNETVG from the exons ATGGCCGACAGAAGACGTATTAACGGACCGGTTGGGACTACCAACCCTCCCATCTATGACGATGCACCCGAGAAGCAATCCGAAGGTTTCAAGGTCACAAGGTCACGCCCGGCGAACGTAATTCGCAAAATGT ATCTCAAGACGGGAGTGACACCGTCGGCCTCTGGCTCTGCTTACCTAGAGATCGAGTCGTCTGGAAACGGCGGCTCTGGCTTGAAGCTCAGTTGCAGCGTTCATGGACCTAGAGCTTTGCCCAGGTCAACACCTTTTTCTCCTCACATCATCTTGTCCACCCATGTCAAGTTTGCACCCTTTGCGACCAAGCAAAGGCGTGGTTACATTCGTGACCCGATCGAGAGAGATCTCGGCACTCACCTTGAGACGGCTCTTCGGGGATCTATCATTGCTGACCGTTGGCCAAAGAGTGGAGTGGATATCATCATCTCCATTGTTGAAGGAGAGCAAGATCGGGAGACCTCCAAGGCCCAGGGTATTGAGGCCTGGGACACCATGAATGCCTTGAGTGGCTGCATCACCGTTGCCTCGGCTGCACTTGCTGACGCTGGCATTGACTGCGTCGACACTGTGGCCGGAGGTGTTGCTGCGTTGGTACAGGACGCAGGTAATGACGCTGCTCCCAGCATAGTTGTCGACCCGATTCCTTCTGAGCATGAGAAGGTTCTTGCAGCGTGCTGCATCGCATATCTTCCCACACGACAAGAGGTCACCAACCTCTGGTTCAAGGGTGACCTACCTGCGTCCGATATGGACGTTTATACGCAGCTGATTGAAAAGGGCATTCAGGCTTCCAAGAGCGCCAACCGCGTGCTCGTGGACTGCCTGAACGAGACCGTTGGGTGA
- a CDS encoding nucleoside diphosphatase — MGKDKNWRWGVILDAGSSGTRLHIYRWKDPEKALVDATPEELRSLPKITTKKKWTKKIRPGISTFGEKAGVVGQDYLKELIDHALDIIPADKIHDTPIFLMATAGMRLLPQVQQNAITGAVCTYLRKNTNFSLPDCDLHIQVIPGETEGLYGWIASNYLLGGFDHPEQHAHGQDHHTYGFLDMGGASAQIAFAPNSTEAQKHANDLKLLRLRTLDGSPAEYKVFTTTWLGFGVNRAREAYVQSLSDLYTTSDAGELPDPCLPKGLRLSLDGTPVSKPKKGETTLIGTGAFDECLRKTYPLLGKDKPCADDPCLINGQHVPAIDFDVNHFVGVSEYWHTTHGVFGGKENEAYDFTTYQKRVKDFCGRDWNSIEPSLDAHKKFAVKDAQEACFKASWLINILHEGIGVPRIGVEELPAPGLNASKGAIETAKQKGFLDPFHPVDKIDGIEVSWTLGKMVLYAAGQVPPKTGDDRFPVGFGTNIPSAGATELPPDFQYAGSTWTPLSGGASHNDSPYRPAVNGTTDDGSDWDLEAENLLGKTKAKTTHSLLIVFFIFLALLFFFRKKDRRMRFYGRVNNLFHKPRRSGLFGKMASSGHNNGPLSSLTNKLFGRRSLSSGSYERVLEEGEAAEFELNDSHFRNSASSYFDHNNDLNGFYSDSSDSSSSGGGRSKLGITSGLATPKLNLDGRFADLGCGNGLMTPGGSALDRAGLVVRTDSRERLGLTPTTTTMSLQGRRSRAGSPTRLKSPLMSPLQG; from the exons ATGGGGAAAGACAAGAACT GGCGATGGGGTGTTATCTTGGACGCCGGGTCCTCGGGGACACGGCTACACATATATCGTTGGAAGGATCCCGAGAAGGCGCTTGTAGATGCGACGCCCGAGGAGTTGCGCAGTCTGCCCAAGATCACGACGAAAAAGAAGTGGACAAAGAAGATTAGACCTGGAATATCGACATTTGGGGAGAAGGCTGGGGTAGTCGGCCAAGATTATCTGAAGGAACTCATCGACCATGCGCTCGACATCATACCCGCGGACAAGATCCACGACACCCCTATTTTCTTAATGGCCACGGCTGGCATGCGACTTCTTCCCCAGGTCCAACAAAATGCTATAACCGGCGCTGTCTGCACATACCTGCGCAAGAATACGAACTTCTCACTTCCGGATTGCGACCTACATATTCAGGTCATTCCAGGCGAAACGGAGGGATTGTATGGGTGGATTGCGTCTAACTATCTTCTTGGGGGTTTTGATCATCCAGAGCAACATGCGCATGGACAGGATCATCACACATATGGGTTCTTGGACATGGGAGGCGCATCAGCGCAAATCGCATTTGCACCTAATTCAACAGAAGCCCAAAAACATGCAAACGACTTGAAGCTCTTACGATTACGCACACTCGATGGATCGCCAGCTGAGTACAAGGTGTTTACGACGACATGGCTAGGGTTTGGCGTCAACCGGGCGCGGGAGGCGTATGTACAAAGCCTCTCAGACTTGTACACCACTTCCGATGCCGGAGAACTCCCCGATCCGTGTCTACCAAAGGGGCTCAGGTTGTCACTGGATGGAACTCCAGTTTCGAAACCGAAGAAGGGCGAGACCACTCTAATTGGTACAGGCGCTTTTGACGAATGCCTTAGGAAGACTTATCCCCTGCTTGGCAAGGACAAACCATGTGCGGATGACCCTTGTTTGATCAATGGTCAGCACGTTCCAGCCATTGACTTTGACGTCAATCACTTCGTTGGAGTCTCCGAATATTGGCACACCACACACGGTGTCTTTGGTGGTAAGGAAAATGAGGCATACGACTTCACCACTTACCAAAAGCGGGTCAAGGATTTTTGCGGCCGAGACTGGAACAGCATCGAACCAAGCCTGGATGCCCACAAGAAGTTTGCGGTCAAGGATGCTCAAGAAGCTTGTTTCAAAGCTTCCTGGCTTATAAACATCCTGCATGAGGGTATTGGTGTTCCTCGAATTGGTGTCGAAGAACTTCCCGCTCCGGGCCTCAACGCCTCGAAGGGCGCCATCGAGACGGCCAAACAGAAGGGTTTCCTAGATCCGTTCCATCCGGTGGACAAGATCGATGGCATTGAAGTTAGCTGGACACTTGGCAAGATGGTTCTCTATGCAGCAGGCCAAGTACCTCCCAAGACAGGTGACGATCGATTTCCTGTCGGCTTTGGTACTAATATCCCTTCTGCCGGGGCAACCGAGCTACCACCTGATTTCCAGTACGCAGGTTCGACGTGGACACCACTCAGCGGCGGAGCCAGCCACAACGACTCGCCCTACCGTCCGGCCGTCAATGGGACTACAGACGATGGCAGTGACTGGGATTTGGAAGCCGAGAATCTCCTTGGCAAGACAAAGGCCAAGACCACTCACAGTCTTCTCATcgttttcttcatcttcctcgcgCTGCTGTTCTTTTTCCGCAAGAAGGATAGGCGTATGCGGTTCTATGGCCGTGTCAACAACCTCTTCCATAAGCCCCGCCGTTCCGGCCTGTTCGGCAAGATGGCATCGTCCGGCCACAACAACGGCCCCCTCTCCAGCCTGACAAACAAGCTCTTCGGCCGTCGCTCCCTTTCTTCGGGCTCTTATGAGCGCGTTCTGGAGGAAGGCGAAGCCGCCGAGTTCGAGCTAAACGATTCCCACTTCCGCAACTCAGCATCTTCCTACTTTGACCACAACAACGACCTCAACGGCTTCTACTCTGATTCCAGCGACAGCAGCTCCAGCGGAGGGGGACGGTCTAAGCTTGGGATTACGTCGGGGCTGGCAACGCCCAAGCTGAACCTGGATGGCCGGTTTGCTGATCTCGGCTGCGGCAACGGACTAATGACGCCTGGCGGCTCGGCGCTCGATAGGGCGGGCTTAGTGGTCAGGACGGATAGTCGAGAGCGGCTGGGGTTGACGCCTACAACGACGACTATGAGTTTgcaggggaggaggagccgggCTGGTAGTCCCACGAGGCTGAAAAGTCCTTTGATGTCGCCTTTGCAAGGTTAA
- a CDS encoding thiamine pyrophosphokinase, with protein sequence MTPRLSTLDLVAKVDAFPYADRDPEAYAQIMKSFYTFVWEDQQGQVPIGYVKLDVVDALNKAPATLKGQLGLHIDVSNRTVVLFRDAPDKTYEERTRLVGKLTALWREQEAFAILKSWRNELWPVYGRNKELVFSIERAAMGLFGTTRYGVHMNAFIRRQDASSKYDLRIWVPKRSATKSTYPSMLDNAVAGGLMTNEDPFECVIREADEEASLSEHIVRNNAKEVCTITYIYITDERAGGEAGLIYPECQWIYDLELPADGSVVPEPKDGEVESFSLCTVEEIQKQLAQGMWKPNCAVVMLDFFVRHGIYTPENEPHYDAFRDRAHRHIAFPGPHQA encoded by the exons ATGACTCCTCGGTTGTCCACCCTCGACTTGGTGGCTAAAGTCGATGC CTTCCCTTACGCGGACCGGGATCCCGAGGCTTATGCCCAGATCATGAAGTCTTTCTACACGTTCGTCTGGGAAGACCAGCAGGGTCAGGTACCCATAGGCTACGTGAAGCTGGACGTTGTCGATGCACTCAACAAAGCCCCGGCAACTCTCAAAGGACAGTTAGGGTTGCACATCGATGTCTCTAATAGGACTGTAGTGCTCTTCCGTGATGCCCCGGACAAAACCTACGAGGAACGCACTCGGCTTGTCGGAAAGCTCACTGCGCTTTGGCGTGAACAAGAGGCATTTGCCATCCTCAAGAGCTGGCGAAACGAGCTGTGGCCAGTTTATGGTCGCAACAAGGAGCTCGTGTTCAGCATAGAGCGGGCAGCTATGGGCCTCTTTGGAACCACACGCTACGGCGTGCATATGAACGCCTTCATCAGACGTCAGGATGCCAGCAGCAAGTATGACTTGAGAATCTGGGTTCCCAAGCGGTCCGCGACCAAATCGACCTATCCGAGCATGTTGGACAACGCGGTAGCGGGTGGCTTGATGACCAACGAAGACCCCTTCGAATGCGTCATCCGTGAGGCGGACGAAGAGGCTTCACTGTCCGAGCATATCGTGAGGAACAACGCCAAAGAGGTCTGCACCATCACTTATATCTACATCACGGACGAGCGCGCGGGAGGCGAGGCGGGGTTGATCTACCCGGAATGCCAATGGATTTATGATCTAGAGCTACCTGCGGATGGAAGTGTCGTCCCCGAGCCAAAAGACGGCGAGGTCGAGAGCTTCAGCTTGTGCACAGTGGAGGAGATCCAGAAACAGCTCGCCCAGGGAATGTGGAAGCCGAACTGTGCCGTCGTCATGCTCGATTTCTTCGTTCGGCACGGCATTTACACGCCTGAAAACGAGCCGCATTACGACGCATTTCGTGACCGGGCTCATCGACACATCGCCTTTCCCGGTCCTCATCAGGCCTGA
- a CDS encoding UDP-glucose 4-epimerase Gal10 — MSALTSDAQLFEDEFKVERISDPKYDRVDRLYCTSVDGQTSMQLDVNKELFPVKVGEYLRIALATSLSLDGSKDDERGWRDAAKLGSVEQTLADSYEYVCHGKVYKFEDGKDGQTIKAYMSYGGLLMALDGPYKKLTPLRVDYVYLLANRNA, encoded by the exons ATGTCCGCCCTCACGTCCGACGCCCAACTCTTCGAGGACGAGTTCAAGGTCGAGAGAATCAGCGATCCCAAGTACGACCGCGTCGACCGTCTGTACTGCACCTCCGTCGATGGCCAGACCAGCATGCAGCTCGATGTCAACAAGGAGCTCTTCCCTGTCAAGGTCGGCGAGTACCTTAGAATTGCATTGGCTACTTCCTTGTCCCTCGACGGTAGCAAGGACGACGAGAGGGGTTGGCGCGATGCTGCCAAGCTCGGTAGCGTTGAGCAGACCCTGGCCGACAGCTATGAGTATGTCTGCCATGGCAAGGTCTACAAGTTTGAGGATGGAAAGGATGGCCAGACCAT CAAGGCGTATATGTCCTACGGTGGTCTTCTGATGGCCCTCGATGGTCCCTACAAGAAGCTCACGCCCCTGCGTGTCGACTACGTCTACCTCCTCGCCAACAGGAACGCTTGA